TGGATTATGAGATGCATCACTTCGGTTAAGTATAAAGTACTCATGAATGGTGAGCCGAGGGGAAAATTGTCCCTGGGAGAggtttacgtcaaggagatcctttgtctcctttcatatttattctatgcacggaagcgctcgttagTCTTCTTAATCACGCAGATaatcaagggaagataacggggatgcgagTCACACGCGCTAGCCCCTCGGTatctcaccttctctttgctgatgatagccttttcttctatAAGGCGGAGCctcgtgaatgtgaagaagttatgaaagtaGTTAGGACATAGAGGAAAGCATCAAGTCAATGCATCAATTTCGATAAATCATCTTTACTCTTTGGTAAAAGGATTCCAGTGAATGATCGACAGCAGATCAAAGATACACTTGGTATtcaaaatgaaggaggaatggCTTCCTACTTACGAATCCCAGAGGATATTAGTGGATCAAAGTGTAAGCTATTTGCTTTCTTAAAAGAAAAGTTACTACATAGAGTGAATGGTTGGACTGGTAGATGGCTGTCAAAAGGAGGAAAAGAAGTCCTAATCAAATCTATCTTGCTAGCTCTTCCGACTTATGTCATGTCCAGTTTCCTGCTTCctttggagatatgtgaaaaccTAGCAAGTGCCATTGCACAGTTCTGGTGGAGTTCGAATCCACCAAAGAGAGGAATTCACTGGGCAAAATGGGAGAAAATGTGTGCGCCTAGAGAGGAGGGAGGAATTGGTTTGTTGTATGATCCATGAATTCAATCTAGCTCTTCTGGCT
This genomic interval from Brassica napus cultivar Da-Ae chromosome A6, Da-Ae, whole genome shotgun sequence contains the following:
- the LOC125609945 gene encoding uncharacterized protein LOC125609945; the protein is MAIKTDMSKAYDRMEWSFIEAVMRKMGFSEIWIDWIMRCITSVKYKVLMNDNQGKITGMRVTRASPSVSHLLFADDSLFFYKAEPRECEEVMKQIKDTLGIQNEGGMASYLRIPEDISGSKCKLFAFLKEKLLHRVNGWTGRWLSKGGKEVLIKSILLALPTYVMSSFLLPLEICENLASAIAQFWWSSNPPKRGIHWAKWEKMCAPREEGGIGLLYDP